The Notamacropus eugenii isolate mMacEug1 chromosome 4, mMacEug1.pri_v2, whole genome shotgun sequence DNA window CTATTTCATCAATTTGCCCTACCCACCAACCCACTCCATCAATTTGCTTTAATTGTTCCACTGATCTTTTCTTACactcttctgcttttcctttttgaatCTACCTATTCGGGATCTATTCCTTAGTCCTTCTGTATCCTACTTAATTATGCTTGAACTGGACTCACTATCTCTCTACCCCCAAAATCCCTCTTCCCAGCCTCCCTCTAATGGTTGAGGGCACCACTAGCCTTCCACTCACTCAGGCTCATACTCATTTCTTTGGGTGCATTTAACCCATATATTAGATCCATCATcatatcttgtcatttctgccttaACAGCATCTCTTATAAATGTCCCAATCTTTCTACTCACAAGGCcaccaagtcaacaagcattaagcacctactgtgtgctaagccctgggtCAAGGACTGCATCTCATCTGATTTTGTGTCTCTCAAAGCTCCTACCCCAGCATTTTGAATACAGCAGGTGCTAAATAAGTGGTTGATATGACTTCCTGCTGCTTAGATTGGGGCCGTGTGTTGTCAGGCAGAGCTCATAGACTCACATCATAGAAATGCATCAAAGAAAACAAGGCCAGTTGGAcattgagggcatgcccatcaatggctgaacaagttgtgatatataattgtgatggaatactattgtgctgtgagaaatgataaaggggatggtttcagaaaagcctgggaagatttgtatgagctgatgcgaagggaagtgagcagaaccaggagaacattatggaTAGTAGCAACAATATTTTAACAATAACCAGCTGCAGAAGACTTATTTAGTCTGATCAATACAACAggcccaagacaattccaaaggactcgtgatggaaaatttCCAGAGAGAGAtgtgatgaactctgagtgcagactgaaacatattattttttaccttctttgtttttcttgccttttttcctACAACATGGccaatgttttgcatgatttcatatgtacaaggagcatcatatttcttgccttctcaataggtgagGGAGGGAATAAAGGGAGAGCAaaaattttgaactgaaaataaaaattttaaaatattaaaaaaggaagaaacaggacCCTCTCAGGATAGCTCAGAAAGTAACCAGGAAGCGATGGAGCACTCCTTGATGACAACGGACAGTGGCAGGAGAGGCATGTGTGCCCATCAGTGCCCTCCAGTGTGCCCATCAGTGTGTGCCCATCAGTGTGGGCACACTGTAAGTGTGTAAGCAGACTTAACTTTGGTTTAACTTGTAAAACCAACTGTGTGACTACAGCCACTGAGCTGTCTGGGGCTGTGTGAATGTACAATGAATGGCCCCACCAGCCTGCCTCATCAGCCagtctccctgccctcaggagctGCTGTGATGGACCATGCCCTGCCCTAGAGCTCATAAGCTTGTTTAGTCGTTTTCATAGTgtccgactcttcgtgacctcatttggggttttcacagcagagacactgcagtggtttgccatttccttctccagctcactgtacaaatgaggaaactgaggccagttgGGTGAAGTGACtagcacagggtcacacagctaggaagtgtctgcggccagatttgagcccaggaagaagagtcttttgATTCCAAGCGCAGAGCTCTGTGCTGCCTCATGCTCATGAGCCAGGAAATCTCTAGCTTATTATGATTGAAACCCCTCTTCTCCTTAGCTTTTAGCATGCTGCTTTGTGCATTTGGAGGCAGTGGGTCTTTTCCCatttgagagaaggaaagggcagacTAATGTAACTTGAAGCTCTGATTGATTCTGTTTacgtttgtgtgtatatgtgtgatttCAGACCTGCCTTTCTGAAAGCCGCAGAGAACTTCACTCTCTTGATTAAGAACCACATCTGGTATCCCAAGTTTAATTTCAGCAAGTAAGTGTTGGGGCCTTCACTAAAATCATCTCCTGGTGCCTGAGACCCTGGCCTCTGAAGCCTGTGCCAGCCATGTACCTCCTCCCAAACCGAAAAGGTCCAAGGGTAGATGGTGCCCCTTGTTAGCTAGGCTGGGCCTCTGAACTCAGAGAAGGCTCATCCCTAGGGGTGAtttggaaagtaggggaggaaaaGGGTCTCCTAGAACCATCTTCTAAGATAGGTGAGTCGCTGTTGGTGCTGATGGAGGGAGCTAAAATCATGAGTTCCTGAAGGACATCATTAGCATGTAGTTTGACTAGTGTCTTAGAGGAATGCTGTCCATTaaccatttctcccttcccttccctttccttatctcaAATCTCCCTTCTGCTCCTTCCCTGCTATAGGAGGAATATCCTTCCCAACACTAATGCCACCTACCTCAAGTCATGTGTCTATGATGCCAAGACAGACCCGTTCTGCCCCATATTCCGTCTTGGCCAAATAGTGGAAAGTGCAGGACAGAACTTTGGGCAGATGGCCGTGAAGGTGAGCGCAGTCTTTCCCTTCCCTAGGGAAGACCTTCCTGGGACTGATAGCCACCCTCTAGCTAGCCAACTATTACTGACTAAAGGTTCCATAGAACTCTTTAGTTGCAACTACCTTTTTTAAATCTTgattttgtgagtgtgtgtgtgtgtgtgtgtgatcaggTGGCCTCATTATATTACCCCCTTCTGAGCTCTGCTCTGATGTCAGCTTTCCCTCTGACCCCTAACACTTTCTTGCTTTGGAACATGCAGGGAGGCATCATGGGCATTCAGATCAATTGGAACTGTAACCTGGACCGGTCCTCTTCCCACTGCTTGCCAAAATATTCCTTTCACCGCCTTGACAACCAGGACTCTGAACACACTGTCTCCCCTGGCTATAACTTCAGGTGAGAGGGGCCCTAGGATACATTACTTGCTTCTTGGatgctggggggagggagggttggGGAGAGGGCAAACATTACTGATTAGCTGGGAATAAGAGATACCCTCCATTTGTAATGCCTGTGCCTTTGGAGAATCGGGCCAGACACAGCATTGGGCAGAGCTAACCGCCTGCAACCAAAAGCTGTTGGAGCTAAATCCAGACTGGATTTGGTGCATATATCTGGAGGGTCTGGAGAGGAAGTAGCAGGCTGAGAGTCAGCCAGAAGACAAGAGGTTCAAATCTCAAGTGCCGTgaggacaagtcatttcatctgtgGGAGCCTTGTTTCTCCTCAGTCAAATGCAGGAGATAGGGTAGATGGAGTGAAGGTTCATCTTTTCTGTGTCCTGAACACCTTGGGCAGACAGTTGGGGGAAGCCTGTGGACCCTCGCTCAGAATcgtgattttaaatgcataaataaaatacatagaattagcGAGAAAAACAGTTAGGAAATGCATTTCTCCACATtttccccaggttaagaacccatggCTAGATGGTCACATGGGTTAACAGCACACAGTAGTGTTTACTCTAGGGGGGGTCCTCCTGGTTATCTCACTAGTGCTAGCAATTTTGGAAAAGCAATAACAGAGCTAGGTATTTTGGTGTTTCCCCCTCCTTTTTGGAAACGGCGCAGTGTGGGGCCATGGAAGTTTTTGTGGGTTTGCTTTTCTGCACTGCCCCCCAGCCAGCTCCCCGTTCTGTATGCAGACTGTATCAGAgggcctgaaactgaggccttcTCGGCAGCTTTCTGTGCTGTGTAGTCTCCCTCTTGTGGTGAATCGTCTGCTTAGACACCAGAGTCCCAGCAAAGCATCCAgtggaaaaaaattctcttttactCTAACGGCCCAACAACCCACTCTGTCTCTTGAATGCAGGGATGATACCATGTCCATAAAGCATGAATGGCCTTGCATGTGTCCCTGCAGAGGGGCTGGCCTTGGGGTCAGATGTCCACACTTGCTTTTGGTTTTCAGAATCGCTGGGCAGTTGCCTGCCAGCTCAATCTGTGGCTGCGTAGTAAATGCTTCCTGAGTGCAAGGCACCAAGTTGAGCACCAGAGCATAGTGAAAGCAGCCATGCTCCAACCAGTCATAGGCAGCCACTGCACACAAGTCAAGTGGAGGCTGGTAGGACACGACAGAGTCAGGCCCCTTGCTGCTTCTAACAGACCCATAAGCCTTCTGGGAATGGCTTGGCCCCTTCTTTCCAAAACCCAAGGCCAAGAGGTGGTAATAGCTTCTTGAATTGGTTATTCAAGTCAATTCAGTGAGTCATCGGCCAACACAGAGAGTGGCAGCTTTCTGCTATTCACTAAAGACTCCATGTAGCTAGCTAGTGGctgcttccttttaaaaaacGTTTTAATTTTATTAAGTGATCAGGTGGTCTAAATGTAGCACTAATATTCAGTGGGAAATGAATAGCAAAGCCAGAGTTGAAATAGGGCTatgcacagagtaggtacttaataaattgaaTTGGTTTGAATTAGTACAGACCATGataagaacagagaaagaaactttcTGATGCCCAAGAATTGACCCTTCCTACCCTTGTAAGGAGGGGTTTGCCATGGTGAGGTAGGCagatttagaaagaaaatggacagctgggtggcaccatagtgcatagagtcaggaagactcagcttcctgagttcagatctggcctcagacattttactagctgtgtgaccctaggcaagtcacttcacctgtttgcctcagtttcctcatccatataatgagcttgagaaggaaatggcaaaccacttcagtatctctgccaagaaaaccccaaatggggtcacagagagttggacacgactgaaatgactgaacaatgagaaAGAACATGCTTAACTCCCAGAGAATGGACTCAACTCTCCTCATTCATTTGTCAAGTCTCTGTCACATGCCTtgtatgtgcaaggcactgactCTCTGCCGCATGATGATGTAACTTTTTCAAACCTATTAAATGGCACTCACTGCTGCTTATTAACCTGCTAATTGGCATGAGCAAATTGAGGAGCCCCAGAGTTGGTAAAGAAGCTGGGGGTGAGTTCTCCTGGCATCCATACGGCTGTGCTCAAACATCCACATTTCCTCCCCAGGTTTGCCAAATATTATAAGGATGCAAATGGCACCGAGACCCGGACCCTCATCAAGGCCTATGGCATCCGCTTTGATGTCATCGTCTTTGGAAAGGTAGAGTCCCATTGTCTCTCCTATCTCAGCTGGTCCTTAAGCCAAGACCAGTCAACTAAATGCTCTAAGAGTCTGGAAGAGTCTCTTAGCccacctttttctcttctcttgaccTGATCCCAAATGATTCTCATTTGTCAGGCTGGGAAATTTGATATCATCCCTACCATGATAAACATTGGCTCTGGATTGGCGCTGCTTGGAGTGGTAAGAAGTTTGTATTTCTTCTATGCTAACCACAGTGACGGGGAACAAGGGTGTGTATGCCAGCGAGGTAAATCACATTGTAATCACTGAGCCCTTTTGTAAATAAGGCACTGACCCCATAGCTCTTTACTTAATCTCTCCTCAAGTTTACTTCTCCTCCTTTTGTGCAGCTAAACTGGGCAACATTAACACCTAGTCTCCTTCCCAGAGCTGCTGTCATCAGGGTGGGAACCATCCTGAAGTGAAATGATCCCAGCAGAGAGTAGATGAATATCTGTTAGGGGTGCTGTGGGCAGGATTGCTGATGGCTTCTGAAACGCTTTTTGTCTATTACAGCTTATAACTAACTCTCTAATCTGTTCTTTTAATATGAGATTTTGAGGACCGTAAGCAGCTGAGGTGCCGTGCCCCGTTGTAGATGTGCAGGGATCTGGACTGGAAGTCTAGAAGGTCTAAGTGTGACTCTTGCCTTGCACATTCTTAGCtgtcttgttgttcagtcatttcagtcgtgtccagctcttcatggcACCATTTCTTGACTGagatgctggagtgctttgccatttccttctccagttcattttacagataaggaaaccgaggcaaacaggatgaagtgacttgctcggagttacacagctagtgagtgtctcagacgagatttgaactcatatcttcctgattccaggtctggcgcTCCATCCACTGTGTAACCCAGAGcaaatcctctccctctctcaacctgtttcctcatctgcaaaatgagagtgattggagaaggaaatggcaaaccactagagTAGCCAAGAAAACCCGGGTCACGGAGAAatggatataactgaaatgactgaacaagcaaATAGGAATGGTAAGGGGAGTGCCCCCTTCCCAAGGTCGTGTGACTCAGTGAGATAATATGCCCAGTGCTCTGTGTGCCTTAATGTTATTCACTAGCCATGATTAGTATGCAGGGAGGAGCATTAAACAAGAGGGGCAAAGTCACTGACCTTCTGTTACTTCTTTATCATCAATTCAGGCCACAGTCCTGTGTGACATCATAGTCCTCTATTTGATGAAAAAGAGGCTTTACTACCgagagaagaaatacaaatatgtaGAAGACTACGACCAGGTAATCGGTCCCTTCCAGACTTCACAGACTCTTACTTTCACCTTTGGGCTCTTAGGAGAAGAGAAAAACGATATGAGTAATGACGTGGTTCCTATGGCTGTCATGATGAGAGCTCCCAAAGTGGATGATTAAAtgaaggaaaagcatttattaagcgcttactaagtacaagcactatgctaagtgttggggatgcaAAAGCAAAGGCAGGCAGCTTACATTCTTGAAGGGGAGACAGCACACATAGGATAGCAATAGTGTAGAAGGGGCATTTTGGTCCTGAAAGTTTCAGGTATGATGATTGGAGCCCTAGGAGACTAGATTGGCACATTCTATCCAGGAACAGTGCCAGAGTTGATTATGGCTCCAGTCTTagcaagggagaagagaaggcacTTAGGCAGTTGATGAAGTTGTCAGAGATGACAAGAGAACAGAGAATGAAGGGATATACAGCTGGGGCCAGAATATGTGCCCAGGACCAGAGCCACACCCAGGTAGGTGTGCCATCCCAGCAGTGCAGTAAGTCATTCAGAGCAGGCCTCCGGAGCAGACACTTTTGGTGAATGGGTGTCACATGTCTTTCTTTGCAGGGACTCATTGACACGTTTAGAAATGAGTAACGATGTTCACCCCATGGTGTCCAGGACCAGATCAACCCTGTCTTTGCACTGCCCCAGGAGTTGTCGCCTCTGTGGGATGCCAAGGAGGGAAAAATCAGCTGCCCTCATGGAGAAGGCTGGTCCTCCTCCTGAGGCCTCTTGAATCACTGCCTACTTCTGCATCTCCAAGACTGCTGTCCCAAGGGTCACGTGCTCGATGCTTATTTGCCACGTAAATGGGTTGTTACCTGGTCCTGTTTTGCTGCTcaggtttgccattcctttcagTTGTAACAGCCTGAAGGCTGTTGGCCCTGTCCATGCTCAGTAACGCTGACGCGTCTTATGGGACACTGGATAATCCTTTTCCATACTTTCTTTCCTCCAAAGCTTTGAGCTACTTTAGCCCCTGAAAAAGGCCCCATTCTCCCAGCTTCTGACAACAATATTTCTTAGTCTAAACACGCAAGTTTAAGTACTTTCGAGGGAATGATAGCCTGGGATCACCCAAAGCCACCCACGATCTGAGGGTCCTTTCACAGCTTACTTATTTCCTATGAGCCAGAGAAATCATCCATTCTATTATGATGTATATTTAGGAATATTTTGCCTTATAATGATTCCTTTGTAATTAAAgacctaaaaaataaattatgatcTATTTTATCAGTCAGAAATATCGTATGACTGCAGGCAAAAACTgccataggatttagaactggaacgaATCTCAGTAGAAATCTTAGTTGAAAtggatatgatatgatatgatagtttggcagatgtggaaactgaggcccagaaaaaaaaagaaatgactgccATGAGTCAGACAGGGAGTAATTTACAGAGCAAGGGTTGAAACCCAGATCTCCAGCTTCAGATCCTGTGTTCCCTCCACCACCATGGGCTACCTCTTTAGTCTATACTATTGAACGTTTTCCTTCAGTCGTCATTTCTCTAGAGATAATTTCCAGATCTATTTATCAAGCTGTAATCTCTCTCTTGAGTACCAGTCACACATCTTCCATGGCCTCTTAGACAGAGCAAATTGGGTgttctgtaggcatctcaaattcaacacaaCTCgttatcttcctcttcctccctcccccacaccaaATCAATCCTGTCCCCAACTGGGAAAGGTACTACCAAGGGTACTATCATCATCTAAGTCCTTCAGGCCCTCCACTCTGTGTGCTACACTTGACTCCTGCCTCAAATTTAGCCCACATATCCAATATGTTGTCAAGTCTTGTTCTTTCAGGCAGCttgtcattaaacatttattgagcacctactgtgtgccaggcactatgctaagcactggagatacaaaaagagacaaaaaggcaaaagacagtccctgccctcaaggagtagGGAGTCTAGTAACAAAGAAAGCTAtctacaagataaataggaaaagaaggaaggaaacaggaacaaaaggaaggcaccagaattcagaggagttggggaaggcttcctgtagtagatgggattttaattgggacttaaaggaagccagggaagtcagtagtggaagtggaag harbors:
- the P2RX4 gene encoding P2X purinoceptor 4; this translates as MAGCAAALSSFFFEYDTPRIVLIRSRKVGLMNRAVQLLILAYVIGWVLVWEKGYQTSDSVISSITIKAKGVALTNTSELGLRIWDVADYVVPAQQEDALFVMTNMIATLNQQQSTCAELPDAKTVCTSDDNCTFGSIHVHSNGVATGRCVNFNIHVKTCEVIAWCPVEDDTYVPQPAFLKAAENFTLLIKNHIWYPKFNFSKRNILPNTNATYLKSCVYDAKTDPFCPIFRLGQIVESAGQNFGQMAVKGGIMGIQINWNCNLDRSSSHCLPKYSFHRLDNQDSEHTVSPGYNFRFAKYYKDANGTETRTLIKAYGIRFDVIVFGKAGKFDIIPTMINIGSGLALLGVATVLCDIIVLYLMKKRLYYREKKYKYVEDYDQGLIDTFRNE